The Lactuca sativa cultivar Salinas chromosome 2, Lsat_Salinas_v11, whole genome shotgun sequence genome includes the window ctatggtctttactttgtgaaatagatcaaatgaacacatttccaatgatgctcatttcacaattcctaatccattagtgtaagaatacaaaattctcgccactactagtatatgttagattctaacattttatgcgaCGGTCCTTTCGTAATAACACAacgccaaagtcaccaagactttgccaatgaaattacaaagtgctctattggagattgtttacaagacaattctatagtcatgaagtctcacatttaaagtacattcctttgaacatccttcttgcataaaagtttctaatctagacatagattcttaacgtccaactcccaataaggaaacatttccatattttccatatgacaactcattctaaatagaatattatccattcataataatgtcaatatggtccatctatGACTATACTTCCAGTTGTccgcaagcgaccaatccttggcgaaccttagattgtccttgacagttgtttaattattttagtcaaatccaaTTCTATtcccctttttccctctaaatgccctaggcatttggaaaattttagaaaggtcgaatattacagcatatgcaatcgatcctatacccgaagtgtatgggatacGAAACATAATGAGAAATGTGATAGTTTACCAGTTTCTTGCCATAATTGCCACAATATTTATATTTtccgtgttctcaaaattcgaactatgaagagggatgtcgtaatcataatcgaactttgagaatgcaattaataaatatatccttgactaaattctattaaaatttctcgatctaggcttttagattggaaacgaagtataacattctctcccttaataatagcaaaaacaacttttcaacccctgcaactttgcaaagtaaacttttgtttttctataattaatattgtcaacttgcaatacttaaaataataatcatgctcccactaacataatgATTATATCCATtgtagcataacatttatgctcccactagccttgaagCGTATCGGAAAACAGTTGGACTTCaagaagacaatacttattgacttccaaagttcatatttccaatatgatgtgcttcgataagcctttatctaagcttctcaaactcatacacctttctttAGACAacttacatgtgtgtctaaactaattcaaaacttatattactaagccccaaatgttcagactaatcgcCAAGTCTCAGAATTCGacctatgaagagggatgtcgtaatcataatcgaatttgagaatgcaatttacataatatctatctccttaaaatctctcttagtgaaagcgtttcctcaaaatcattttcatgaaggagagaaaccttacgaCACTTAGATCTTATGGTGCATGTGTTCTCATCCATgcaaatttgtcataaccataatcataagataatgtttgtgacaaatctaaactcttatggacagaacttgtttatacttcatttcttgccatcaagggtcctaccattgcttccaagttatttagaagctcacctatgccagtcaatgtactttcattaaacaaggtgcttgccttatgcagtttattgagaactcgtagaactcatatgcataaccaactcaactggattggcacaaaaacaagaatacaTCAACACGATAGGCTACaatcctcaagtcgtgtgctagtgtttaataggtttattcttgattagttcttgaaaatttcaagatcttaagactcccactgacctcttgacatattagattctcttaacaagaaacatttcttgacaaaaacaaatatccaagagttagtgtgtgtttatatcaagacaaaacctacacgcaatttggtactagttggtctttgttttattcaaaacattaCATCTTACCAAAATGTGCGAGTGTAAGAACATCAcgacttaagattatgtcactcaagtcacaatcttggagtatgactctaagactagattttggaacgaagtacgatacATCTTATTGAGTTAACCACTacaacaattctcgattcctcttcttagccaaactagtgcattaaggtgtccttagaggatcaattgtaagtataaccacactTACtagacctttagtaaatcatgatgaataatgttattattatttatggtggacttgattagcGCATAACATTGTGTACTAGTTACTTtattcctttacttgactcatatatttatgtgaacaaggaattagtcttacttacttaagtaccaagatttcatacatcacacaatacaagctgtatgattccaagtttctgtccaattgaaacttgggtgatgggagtctttccttacttagaaaattatgacactaccataaatagcataactaagaatcacatccatttcaacattgctaataGTAGAAATAcacaaatatcaatttttcatacatgtcattgcaaggataaataaataagataaaatcaaaatttattttattgcggaaaaatttgtccttacaacgcaactcaattgaaaaactatgctattacatttcTTAGCAATTTATCCTAACTCTAAAGTAGTACCTcaaaaaatccgatcttcgaatccatgaaatccatttcttcacgatcaaaTTCAGCacgcttcttcctttaagcttcctctcttttctttgattctacaaaacatcaaaaaatgtaatcttataacataatgtatcaagaataaaaaaaataggaaattatagagttagttaatggattttacctgaagcagagccatatgtcttgactctccaatctcttagatctctcaggtagatagggcggcttcgtctccaatgcccattctcttggcaataaaagaaaattgactcttctggaacagcacacggaactacctcagactttgcctttatcttatgatcaaacttttcgaccatgtcatgcctttcgttgccattgcctatgtccatggaggttgggaaggcagatccaccaatcaattTTTCTTctccagtgtgccaaatcattgctgattcagcagtaacaagcaaataggtgagattgaTGAGGGTCACAtcatggtctgtcatatagtactctcttacgaactcactatatgagtcagaaagtgattgaagaacccagtcaacagccaacttctcacagacaacgactcctaacattcttaacttatcaatgtgtgacttcatctctaagacgtgtgcacatactgactttccttcttcatgtttacttgccaaaagggcttgagtgagcttgaatttttcaagcctttgaactggtgggttagggagaacaataggaggaggtggaggaagtgaagcatgatctcttgttcctcgatcgaatcatggaatatcatcttcatgtgtaaagcttgttccaagggatttgggaagaccatagttgtcatactttgacatctacaaaacaggagaaaattcaagttagttgattgattgtgtccttaataaaacacccaaatgagatattaagtccaggacccaacacaatactctacaacttgggaaagggatgtcgtaacccaaattgcagaacatttgaaggtaagtgaatgacgattcactaattttccaccatgaaaaatgaaaaagagattaagttttaaatgtattgaaaactcctagatcctttgagattcattgaacttttcaatggcatgtttaaatctcgatatgccccttgatttgtgactgggatgccgagggtcacaaaacagggtgtgaataaccatgcaaacttacacggtgcccccaatgttacagtcacctatttgatgtgccagttaaccacatacactccaccgaactatgacaaacatcgagtcacccttcgctaccttttcttagaatcgatttagtgtgccggttaaccacacacgctccactaacgtcttagcaagggtacaaagtgtaatttgatggaattgcatcaaatgcacttttgcctaaagtaactaagattgagaattttgaaaaaacatttagttacattATAATTCATTatgcttttaatggaaagggtttgccctatcctacccgtccagctaacgaccctccattagtcaagagtgtggtgggtaagagtggatacccaatggcggtcattttacaggtcgcttccttaaacaccccttatagaccaactttgtgaatgaggcctactacggtaagactagcatttaagttatacatatataatattagacttttaattttatatataatataagggtgtattttaaacttttaaaacactatgtggtctaatttaataaattacacttttaatttaattaaatgtaaaccatatcactatgaatttattaactctcttttaatcatacacttaattaacttaataaaaccataagggtgcaatttgaacttttcaaaaattagggttttagaatttaacattttaaaattaaacttacaatcaaaatttaaattccaaaacttgagggaaagttttgaaacttttcaaaacattagggtttagaatttaaaatttttcaaaattaaactttaaatggaaatatttaaattccaaaacttgaggacaagttttgaaacttttcaaaactatctagatcaaattacaaataattaaatcaatcaaataattggtaattactaaatttgacctaattcaatttctaaAAAGATAATTCATaaacaaaattacaaataattattatttatcttataaaacaagtaattatcttaattttgacaattatcttctattttggtaaggataatcaccaaatattgataaaattcggattttattaatgaaaaacatttttggtaattatcccacaaCAAAATAGGTCAAAATCCCGCAAATTCAGCAACCAGAtctgaaaactcgtcgagtcaaggaaggacttgtcgagttcatctatgaactcggcaagttcaggCTCCAGATTGCAGATTTTCGCGATTTTCAGCATGAACGATTATctaaagcatcaaatacatcaaacaaactgtctaggctctgataccactgatgggttttgaacactatatcattcctatggtgtacatgtaaaccctaaagctttggatctagtttgtctaatgaacatgcaataatcatccaaatccATAAACCCGAGATCTAGCATTCAATAAATGatttaacatatgaattaggtttagatcttaccttacAATGTTTATAATAGTTCTTTGGtcttcaagaagcttagtgtcacaagtgtcacacctctaatggctcacaaacaccaagagcaagagaatgaCTTATGAGAAAGAGGAGGATCACCAAAAACCGTCCTAGGGTTCTTCCAAAAGAGTTAGTCCCGTTTTGGGGGccataggggtctttatatagtgagactattagggttatcaaacaaggaaacccttaTTTGATTGCTTAGgctccaagcagcccatggactccctttagaacaccccttggacgaattccttatcgTATTCCCATAGAATTCTTCGAACCTATGTTCCAAgatgatccatagcccaattgcaattatcttatacttACAATTCCAgacccctaagtttaattaatgtcttttagtcacaaactaactatcaattaattcttgactaatattaattaaacaatatgatttctcctttaatatattattcatataatatataaataaatcataattaattctctttctccataaatcatcttataaagttgctttggtgaaggcaacccaaaaggaccatgcacaaccgggtcaagtacataccaaatatagttacatgcTTAGACACAAATCCAACAGTTTATCTATAATTATGTTTTCTAAATCAAATTAAATACAAACTTAATGAAGCTTTTTATGTAAATCTTACCTTAAATCCCAAGTAGAACCCAAGAGAAACCCTGTGTTCCCGCCCTTTTTCTCACAATTTCAAAAGAAGAATAGAATCAAttttcaagcatgtctttgtagTTTCAATGATAATAAGAGATTTTATCCTTGTATTAACAAGATTGCTACATAATTTCATGAGAAAAAATTTCCTATCTACATACACATTATTAATAGTCATACCAACATCAACAATAGAGATACCAAAACTTTGATACACAATAAAACAAATCCTATAACACAATCACACACTAGTTTCTTAGGTGGCACTCGCACCAAATTTGTATGCGGACTTTGAAGTAGTTGTACCCATAATAGAAGGCAACTCTTGAATAACATTCCCCATATCCATTCGATCATGTGGAGACTCAGAAGAACATTGCACTCTGATTTGTACTAACGAAATTAAAATCGTTTGGTTGACATTATCATTTAGAAGCATAGGATCCACAATCTGAAGCACAAAACCATCTACCACGGCTTTCCTTGCATAAGAATGCAGGCTCCTCCCTTCTTGAAATATTAGATCAACAGATCTTTTTCCGGTCAACATCTCTAACAATAGGATCCCATTCTATTGTACTGTATCCTACATATATTGTTCAATATATTCCATATGTTTTCAAGGGGAAATACTTGACTTATATGGTATCACAGCCAATAGTCAATATCTGACATTTTTCTTCCTGATTCTTTCCTTCTTGGTCCTATCTTCTTCCTTCCTTTTCGTTTCTTTTCTCACCTGTGGTGGCCCTACCTACCCTCCATGGCTGGAGATGAATTCAATACGGATGCTACTGATAAACCTTTCAGTATCACAAACATCCGGAACTATGTACCCATCACCCTCGACTTTGAAGAACTCAATTATGACACTTGGTGTGAGCTATTTACTGCCCGTTGCATCAGTTTTGGTGTCAAACACCACATCTCCAAACCTGCGTCACAAGCTATGACCTCCAAATGGGAGCTAATTGACAATCTTGTCAAGCTTTGGATTTTCGGCACTATTCGCAAATCCTTACTCCAAATGGTTTTGAAACCCAGAATGACATCATATGATTTGTGGAAAGGTCTTGAAGATCTCTTCCGAGACAACAAAGACTCTCGTGCAATGCAACTCGACCAAGACCTCCAGTCAATTGAGATCGGAGACATGTCCATTCACGACTACTGCCACAAAATCAAAGTATTGTCAGACCTTCTTGCCAACATTGATCAGCCCGTGCCCGAGAAGAATCTAGTCATTTACATGATTAATGGCCTTGGAGATAAGTTTGACAATGTCTCAAGCATCATTCGTCATCAATGACCCATTCCGTCTTTCCAACAAGCTCGCTCCATGCTGATGGTTGAAGAAACACGCCTCCTGCGTCCCCGTTCATCTACAGCAGCCCATCGTGATCATAGCTCCTCACTGGCTGCTCTTCTTGCCGAAATTGATGCTCAAAATCCGTCACATCAGCCTCGTCCTGGAGACTGAGACCGGCGGCAAAACGATGGTGGTGACCGGCGACAACACTTTGATCACCGGCAGCAAAATAATCGTTGGCGTGGCAGCGATAAGCGACAACAAGATCGTCGCTCCAACTCAGGTGGGAATTCTACGTGGGGCTTCTGGAACACGTATTATTCCCCTCCTTGGGCTGCTCTAAATTGGCAGCAGATGTGGGCCTTGGGTCAACAAGCACATCGACAACCCTATCCACCATGGGTTGCTGGCTCTTCTTCTGGACCAAGTCGTCAACAGCAACAACAGGCCCAACAGCCTGCTGTCTTTTCTACTTGGCCCGCAAATAACTTCCAGGATCAGCCCACCATCCTCCCACAAGCTTTTCAGGCAATGAATTTACAAGATCCGTCCAACTTGGACTGGTTTATGGATACCGACGCTACCAACCATCTCTCGTCGAATACGGGTAACTTACATACTATTTTTAATTCGCGTCCTTTTTCATCAATTCTTGTTAGTGACGGGTCTCCGATACCCGTCACCAACACGGGTCATGGCATTTTATCTACACCTTCTCGCGCCCTACACCTAAATCATGTCCTTGTCACACCAAATATTATTAAAAaccttatttctttatgaaagtTTACTCGCGATAATAATTGTTCCATTGATTTTGACAAAAATGGTTTTTCTATGAAGGATCCTTTGACCAATCAAATCCTCATCCGTTGTGATAGCACTGGCGAGCTCTACCCTTTCCATCACCTCAAGAATTTTCCTCAAGTTTTTTTGTCACCAAGTTCGTCTATGTGGCACCAAAGGCTTGGGCACCCCGGCAATGAAGTTCTTAGTTTTATGATTTCTAGTCATTTAATTTCTTGTAATAAGACTATGTCTCATTCTCTTTGCAATGCTTGTCAATTAGGCAAACACGTTTGTCTTCCATTTTATAAAATTGTTGGTGCTCCTTTCGATATTATCCGCTCTGATACGATATTAGTCGAGTATTTCCCCTTGAAAACATCTGGAACATATTGAACAATATATATAGGATACAATACAATAGAATGGGCCGAACCCTACAAGGCCAAAGGTCAAATACAAAGGTAAAGATATATCTATAATATACACTAATATAGATGTCCCCCTCGGTCCATACTTCATTTCCAAGTCCATATTCTGCATGTTATGTAGAATTATGTTTGTACATATATAGTAAAACAAAGAttaattaacataaaaaaaaatcaagtggACTAGGGATCGTAAATTTACCTGGTTCTGCATACCAATAGTTCCTCTCATAAGACTTGAACTACTCATGTTTGCATTAGGAAGCTTTTCAAGTGTAAGAATTTTTTCCAGCCCAAAgtctccaaaagtcaactaaatATATTGGCAATGTAATAACATCAAGTCaactaaatatattttaaatttacaACTACTAATATTTTGGAAAATAAGTTCGTTGTTTTAAAATATGTGTTTCTATCTGTGATTCAGACAATAAGAATCACATCTTAATTTCATTATGTGAAATgtcatatttaaataaaaaattcttacttattttttaattAGTTAACATGTTGAAGCAATATGCACCACTAGAAAAAAAATTTACCGACAAAAATTACATACAAAATATCTATGGAATTGGATGCATCCTACTTTAGTAACGAAATTTTGACGAAACAGGTACGGAATAGCGACGGCAGGTAGTCCGACGGTAATTACCAACGGAATAGCTACAGAATAGTGATTGAAGTTATGCTATCGGCATAGCaagtaattttaataaatattcaataaaactcttataattaaattgataattatttatttcatggaagtAATAATTtacattagcaagtaacatattATTTCGTAtgatatgaattaataagtcatgtacaataTTTTGGACTATataaattcttttgtcttttactaaaaagttaaagtttatattttataaacttggtttataaaatgtaaatattttgtcttttttcttttattatttttataaaataagagtCAAAAGACAAGAGTACGGCTTTCATGTTAATATATTGACAAGTAATAGGAATGGGAGATAGCTTGGGGGACAAGCTTGTCTAAAGGGATTAATGGTTAAGGACCGTTAGATTAAGTCTTCACTTTAACTAGCTTAGAGGCTTTCATGTTATGTGTCCTCTTTTACACACAAATTTCGAAATTCCTAAGCTCTCCCTTATTCTATCTTGTTTTATTAAGAACACTTGAGGATTACTTGCATTTatactctcttgaagttcataatttggttatgaacttcaagcttaagagttaagagtttatggactagcatctaactcaagttgagtcattattggtgtctcaaaggttccacattatTCATCAACTTCTAAGCCTC containing:
- the LOC111912130 gene encoding uncharacterized protein LOC111912130, giving the protein MAGDEFNTDATDKPFSITNIRNYVPITLDFEELNYDTWCELFTARCISFGVKHHISKPASQAMTSKWELIDNLVKLWIFGTIRKSLLQMVLKPRMTSYDLWKGLEDLFRDNKDSRAMQLDQDLQSIEIGDMSIHDYCHKIKVLSDLLANIDQPVPEKNLVIYMINGLGDKFDNVSSIIRHQ